CAGTTAGTTCTCCCACCTCATTTCCTTCGGTATTCTAATCACAGCGACTTCCTTGCTTGAGGGCGATATAGCAGGCCTGCTTCCATTTTAGCATCTTTGCACCAGCTGTTTACACCTGGAATGCTTTTCCTCCAGATATCTGCATGGGTAACTCTCACTTCCTTCACATTTTGCTCACATTTCACCTTGTTAGTCAGGCTTGCCCTGACCACCCTTTTGAAAGCTGCAACCTATTCATTCTCCCACTATCTTCCTGAGCTCCTTTTTCTGCCCTGGGATTTTCTTTTTACCTTAGCATTTAGCACCTTCTGAGCTATTAATGATTTTACGTatctattgtttgttttttattatctATTTCCTGTTAGATTGTAAGCTTCCTGACGGCTTTAAACTTTGTTCCCTCTTGTATCCCAAatacttagaatagtgcctgtgACTTAATACACACTCTGTAAATATTGGTTGAATTCAGTGAAAGATAATACATTTAGGGATTTGGGAGGCTTCTGTTACCCAGTATATTTCATTTAGTAGGCTTTGTTGTTCCCTGATCAGCAAAATACTATTATATAAAGTACTATCCTCAGTATGAAAATAGTGTCATtgtgatacatttttaaattgcttttttgggtaattttacatatttttattgataCTTATTGGACTTAAGTAGTAACATTTCTTCTATTTGCTTTGGACTGTGTGTAACCTGAGGCATCTTTGTAGAGAGAATTATGAATTAGTCTTTTGATTATTTAATAGGCAGAAAGAGTAAGTAATTCAGAACAGGGAAATAGAAATATGGCAAATGATTGTGTGTAGGTTTTCGGTAAATTAAAGACATAGACTTGAGGCCTGAGACTTTCCATTTTTCTATCCTAGGGCATCTGACTGGAAATTAGATCAACCCGATTGGACTGGTCGCCTCCGAATCACTTCAAAAGGGAAGGTTGCTTATATCAAACTCGAGGATAAAGTTTCAGGTAATCTACTCGCGACCCTCTACCATATTAAGGATGTTGGTTTGGTGTTCTTTTATGAATCTCTTCAGATTGTGGATTGGAGTGGAAATACTTGCTAATTGAATTTTAGACTTTTTGCTTCCTTTGCTTAAAGAAGTCTTTTTCTTACCTGTCAGGGGAACTCTTTGCTCAGGCACCAGTAGAACAATATCCTGGTATTGCCGTGGAGACAGTGACTGATTCCAGCCGCTACTTTGTAATCCGGATCCAGGATGGAACTGGTAAGGGATTGGGGATTTTGAATGAATTGAGATTTGGAAAATAGTTAATGCACATCAACGGAAATGTGTCCCAGTGCATTTATCTTACTTCAGTTTactaaaatttttcttctctttgtccaAAGTTAACTCCAGTTGCTAGAGGAAAAGGATTAACATGTTATTTGTAATAGTTATAAACACGGGTTCAAAAGGTGATTAAAAGTAGACGTAAATAAATCAGAATATATGTCTAACCAAAGAACTGGCAAATACTGCCTGTTCATTGTTGCAGGGCTTTTTGTGGGACTACTTTACCTCATCTGTGTTTATGGCAGGCATCTTTTCTCCAGTCAGAGgctggcagactttttttttaaagacacaagATAATAAACATCTCTGGGCCACATGGGCTCTCGCAGCTACTCAGTTCTGTCACAGTGGTGTGAAAGCTGCTGTGGATAATATTAGACAAACTGGCATGGCTTTGTTCTcgtgaaattttatttaaaaaaacaagctcTGACAGCATTTGGCCCATGGGCTGCATGCAGTTTGCTAGTTCTCAGAGAGTCTTTTACATTCACAGAGGTTGTCTAGTTATGGTAACTATTATATTTTCATTGAGTAGCATTTGCCCCAGGCATGCTTCCTGTTGGGAGGATTCTTATCCTTTTCACAGGGCGAAGCGCTTTCATTGGCATTGGCTTCTCAGATCGGGGTGATGCCTTTGACTTCAATGTCTCTCTGCAAGATCACTTCAAGTGAGTGAAGCGTGTCCTGAGTTACCAGGTTGAGTGTGTGGGGAATGCTGCCCCTCCACTGAGTGGGCACTGTCTCTTACCTCCTGCTTTCATTACTTGGTAGACTAGGTCTTGTGACTGTGATTGTCCCGTTCACTGTTTTCTTCCATTATCTTTGTATCTATTCTATCCTTATAGCTGGAATATGTTTTTAACCCATTGTacactggtttgggaagatgctgCTGTTTATACCTCTGGGGAAGTTGCCCGTAGCTCTTAGGGGGCTGAGGAGGGGCATAACAGTAATAGCAGGGCTTTCTGTGAGATAGTGGGGAGTTTCGTGCCAGATTTGTCACTCCATGTAACTGACATGTTTTGTGCCTCTTGCGGTATTTCTTCAGCCCATTTGCTTTTGGCTTAGCTGTGGTGAATAGCACCATGCACACTGGTAGAAAAGGGCAGGTTTTTCTGCCTCAGAACTTTCTGAAGTTGTGGAAAGCCACCCATTCAGTGAGGGGGCAGCTGGCCTGCCCCGTCAGAGGTGGTCCTCAATCACAGGGCTGGGAATTGGTGGCCAGGTGCTCTCTCGTGGAGGGACATGTTTAGTCTGCCATTGTGTATAGTTCCCCAGTGGTATTGAACTCCAGTTGTCCTCTTCCTtggcttttcttcctttcctttctacgTCTGATGTTCCCTTACTCTGCTTTCTGGAATCATGTTTCACATAAGTTAGCCACAGATTGATTTGTCAAACTCTGCTCTCAGGGAATCCTAATTAAAATAATGTGCCCTTTTATTGAAGGTGGGTAAAACAGGAATCTGAGATTTCCAAAGAATCTCAAGAAATGGATAGTCGTCCCAAGTTGGATCTGGGCTTCAAGGAAGGGCAGACCATCAAGTTGAGTATTGGGGTGAGTATGGTTCCCCTCACCTCTCCTTGTATTTCCATAAGCCtatgacttctctttctttttctcaccctcctttttttcttttgtagaacATTACAACCAAGAAAGGAGGTACTTCTAAGCCCAAGACTGCAGGGACTGGGGGCCTCAGCTTACTCCCACCGCCACCTGGAGGCAAAGTCACAATTCCCCCTCCATCCTCCTCAGTTGCCATCAGCAATCATGTCACTCCACCACCCATACCAAAATCCAATCATGGAGGTAGTGATGCAGGTAAATCTCTCTAGTACTTTTAACTTTGAGAAATCATAGCTTAGGGTTTTATTGGTAATAACCTGTTTGCCAAAGAGAGTGTCAGTGGTTTTGCTATTAAAGGCACTTGGCACTGACAAGTTGACTCTGGTAGCCTTCAGCAAGGGATTAAAGCTTTTCTAGTGAGCTGAGAGTCATGGTATCTGGTTGATTTTTTGGCTAAAAATGGGTAGATATTAAAAAGACTGTTTCCTTCATTGGACCTTGGTGAAATGCTAGTAGGCCCAGGAGTCAGATGGACCAAGATTATGGTCATAGCTCTGTTAGTTTTTATCTGGATGTGTTTGGTAACATTTAGGTTCTGTGAGTCTCGTATCCTTACCTGTAAGATGGAGATGTAGAACTTAGCTCAGGACTCTGAGGGTAAAATGATGTGATGGCGCTTAGCTCAGTACTTGGCATGTAGTTATCATTCAGTGAATGTTATTTCTCAATCCTTTCCATTTCTTCACAGGGCAGTTGAGAGGAAATTAGACAACATCTGGGTTTATGAGTACATTTTTGTTCTTACTGTCTAGTGGGAAACAAGAAGAGATATAGTCATTTCCGtttaaaagatgagaaattagaatttgaaaaggaattttCCTGAGATTAGAGAACCTAGTGTTAGAATCTGAAAGTTATAACTTATTTGAAAAGGAATTTTCCTAAGATTAGAGAACCTAGTGTTAGAATCTGAGAGTTATAACATATCATTAATTAATTATAACTtaatattatttgtttaaaattatatcattaaTCAATTATAAGTGATTGCTTATAGGAGCAGACtttctctttctggaatttttgAGGTAAAAGTGGTTCTAGGCTGCTGCTTTTGCTAAGTGTTGCCAGAAGGCACTGAGGATAATATctaaggtttatttttatttttttaaaaaattaaacctttTGTTTTGAGATAATTCTAGTTTCACATGCAActgtaaaaaataagaaatcccATGTACTCTTTATCCAGTTAACCTCAATGGTAACATTTTGCAGAATTGACAGTGAGACTGTCTACCTATCTTCCTTAGATTTCTTCATGGTTAGGTATTCTCATTTGTGTGTGCAGTTGGCCCTTGAACAATGCAGAACTTTTGTGCACTGATCTCTTGCCTATTCCTGTCCTGTGCAGTAGAAAATCTGTGTATGATTTCACAGTCAACTATCCATATCTGTGGTTCCACATCTGTATATTAAATTAACTACGGATCATGTAGTACTGTACTGAGTGTTTATTGAAAAAAGTCCATGCATAAGTGTACCCATGTGGTTCAAacccacattgttcaagggtcagctctAGTTCTGTGCAGTTTTATCAGGTGTAGGTTCCTGGATCCACCACCAGGCTCAGGACACCAAACAGTTCCACCAGGACAAGGACTCCTTGTGTCCCCCATTTTTAACCACACCTTCCTCCCTCTTCACCCCCACCCCTGTTCCTAACCCTTGGCAATCAGTCACTAATCTGTCCTCCATCTCTTAATTTTGTCACTTAGGAATGTTAATGGAATCCTGCAGTATATAACCTTTGGGATTGACTTTTGCCACTCAGCATGATTCCCTTGAGATTCATCAGGTTGTTTTGATATATATCAATAGTCtgtttattgctgaatagtagtCCATcatatggatgtaccacagtatGTTTCACCCACAGAAGAACATTTGGGTTGACTGCATTTTTGGCTATTACAAGTAAAGTTGCCATGAACTTTTgtgtaggtttttgtgtgaataCAAGTTTATGTTTCcctgtttctgtttcttctcttacCTTGTACTCAGATATCCTTTTAGATTTGGATTCTCCTGCTCCTATCACGACACCAGCACCAGCTCCAGTTTCTGCAAGCAATGACTTGTGGGGAGACTTCAGCACTGCATCCAGGTATTAATGTAGGGAAACCACCATCCTCTCAACTGGTCTATCAGTGATGTGTGCCAATGTAATGATATCTCTGATCTGGGAAAGCAGGGCATCTGTAGGTCATACATGGTGTTTGGCAGGAATTCTAGGTAAGGAGTGCAGGAGTGCTGGGATGGTGGCATAAGATCACTATGGGATGGAGCTTGGGCTTCCCCattggcttggtggtaaagaatttgcttgcagtgctggagacacaggagacgtgcgttcgatccctgggttgggaatatcctctggagaagggaatgacagcctactccagtattcttgtctggagaatcccatggacagaggaacctggtgggctacagtccatggggtcacaaacggtTGGAAACGACTAAAgctacttagcacgcacacacgcaggcAGGATGGAACTTGGGTAGCCTGATGCAGGGCTTGGTGAGCACAATTGCTTTGAAGTACAGTTTCAGGAATTCTGGGCAGAGATTTCTTGGAAACTGTTAAGAATGGAGTCCCTATCCTAATATGCTTCTGGCTGTCTCTGTTCTCTCTTGCAGCTCTGTTCCGAACCAGGCACCACAGCCATCCAA
This window of the Bos taurus isolate L1 Dominette 01449 registration number 42190680 breed Hereford chromosome 5, ARS-UCD2.0, whole genome shotgun sequence genome carries:
- the NECAP1 gene encoding adaptin ear-binding coat-associated protein 1, which translates into the protein MASELEYESVLCVKPDVSVYRIPPRASNRGYRASDWKLDQPDWTGRLRITSKGKVAYIKLEDKVSGELFAQAPVEQYPGIAVETVTDSSRYFVIRIQDGTGRSAFIGIGFSDRGDAFDFNVSLQDHFKWVKQESEISKESQEMDSRPKLDLGFKEGQTIKLSIGNITTKKGGTSKPKTAGTGGLSLLPPPPGGKVTIPPPSSSVAISNHVTPPPIPKSNHGGSDADILLDLDSPAPITTPAPAPVSASNDLWGDFSTASSSVPNQAPQPSNWVQF